Below is a genomic region from Vibrio mimicus.
ACGATGTTGCTAACGCCTTAAAAATCAAAAATGCCAAATTCACAGGCCACTTTTCCGCCGTACAGCAAGAAAACAAAATGGCGTGGCAGGTGTCATTTAAGCTCAAAGAGCACAACAGCGTAGCCGAGCAGAAAGAGCAACGAGGGCGAGCCAAGAACAAGCCGCAACAAAGAGAAAACACGGCACTGCAACAAGCACTGCAGCACAATGCGGAGGCGACCAAGTGAAACTGACAAAGCGCCTTTTCATCAGCAACGAAGAATATGAGCTGGCGGATAACAAAGTCAGCTTAAAATTATCGCTAGGTGGCAAAGCCATTTTCATTGTGACAACGACAACACCGCCGGAGCGGTTCGCTTTAGTGCGCTTTGATATTGGCTATGAACAGCAAACCGCCCCATTTTTTGAGGGATTCATTGATAAAGTCGAGCCAGCCAGTAATGGTACCTTTCGGCTTATTGTGAAAGAGCTATCGGGGATACTTTCCAACCCATTGCCGATCAGTATCGAGCACCCAACAATGGCGGATATTTTCGCCATCATCACCAAAAAAACAGGGCTGGAATTTCGCTTGCCGGAGGCGGATTACACCAAGAAGGTGATCCCAAACTTTGTTAATCAGGGGGATGGTTATCAGTGCTTGGATAAAATCGGCAAAGCCTTTCAAGTGCCTGATTTCGTCTGGTACCAAGATACCGACCAAGTGATTTACTTTGGCGCATACGAGCACAGCCATTTTTACAACAAGCCGATGAGCATTCCGCACGAGTTCACCTCAAAGCAAAGCAGTAACAGCGTAACGTTCGCACCATTCCCAATGCTCAGACCGGGGCGAGTGGCCTTTGATAAACGCATTACTAAACTTGAGCTGTTCGGCGATGAAATGACAGCATTCTGGACGGATGACGCGAAGCCAGCCAAGAAACGTGAACTGGATGACATGCTGCCCGAAGTCGCCGCAGGTTATCACTTGCCCATTTTCGGCAGAGTAGAGGCAGTGCGCGATAGTGCGACCGCAGGCCAAGTCGCTGACCCATTCCGCCCACGCTTCGCCATTGATGTGCAGGTACTCAATGAAGACATGCAGCCAGATGAAAACATCCCAGTCTACCGATCAATACCACTGCCGGTTCACATGAGCGGCCATGAATCGGGATTGCTGGCTTATCCGCTTGAAGGCACGATAGTAGAAATCGCTTTCGCCTACGGTCGCAGTGATCTGCCGCTTATCCGTGGCATTTATGGCCGAGATTATGCGCTACCAACCATCGCGCCCGGTGAGCAACTGCAGCAGCAACGCGAAGAAGTAAGCCGCCGCATTGATGCCGCTGGTAACATTACAGACCAAACCGATCAGACTTTTACCAGCAAAGCATTCAAGCAAGCCGAGCAAGCACACAAATACACAGGTGAGTTTGGGCGACACCAGTTACTGATCGATGAACATAGCTTAGAGAACATCATAGGCAAAAAGCTCATCGAGGCGTTAGGTGCAATCGAACTACTGGCTGGTGACAACATAGAGCTGGGCAGTTTAGGCAATATGCACGTAGCCACAGCCGGAGAACTGATTGAAGTGATCGGTAAAGTGCGCCGCAGTATCGCCGCTGAACATCAGTGGTTGCAGTCACCCAAAACATGGATTGGTTCGAGGCAGGAGAACGTACTCATTCTGCTGTCAGAACTGATGCAAGTGGTAAAAGAATTAGCCGACACACTCGCAAGCCATACCCACGGCGGCGTGATGGCGGGACCTGCAGCCACCGCAGCACCAAACCAAGCGAGTGACATAAGCGATCACGGCTCAGAAAGTGCCCAGCTCAAAGCAAGGCTAGACCCGATAACAAAGCAGTAGCCAACCAAACTCACCACAACGCAGCCTAACCGCTGCGTTTCTTTTTTGCCTGCAACTCAGCACTTCACAGCACAAGACCCAACCCAAGCCACACTCAAGCGCATACAGCCACGTAATCGACCCTTTGACCCACGGAATCCGCGCTCCTCTACACCCGCCCGCGCGGTTTTTGGATCACTTTTTTCGAAATTTTGGTTTAGCGAAAAACGCCACACGCCATCGAAACGGCAATAAACCGCAAAACCTTATGCAGCAAGGGGGCTGGACGATACCGCAAACCGCCGAAAGTGCCTTAAAACCACCTTTTTAAAATTTCGAAAATTGAAATTTTTTTCAGTTAATTGCAAAAATGAAGATCAGAAATGATCATGAGATTTTTATTAAGTGATTGAAATATATGAAACGTCGGCGGATTCCGTCACGGTTTTAATGATCATGCGCCAGAAAATGACGATCAGTTGATAGGCTAGCAAAGCCAAGCACAGCAAGGGATAGAGAGGATTTGACAGCAAAAACCGTTTTTCAAAAAATATCAGTGGCGAGAAGCAAACAGGCCAACAAAAAGGTGGCGGCATAAAAGCCACGAAAACAGGGTTTATTTTGGTTTCTGTCGCCACATTATCGCCATTATGATGATCATTTAAATGTAAGCTATTGTTTTTAAAGTGTATAAAAATACAGATATGAAAAGGGGCTTTTCTTTTTTCTGCATTTGTATCAGCGATTCCTCATTTCTTACTTTAAATCCAGCATTTATCCGCTGACTAGGTAACGCTTTAGTCGCGTTAGCTACGCTTGTTTATCCCAATCATACAATCAGCCTATCTTCATGGGTATGAATCCACTTGTCGCTTATCTGTAACGCCAAATCACTTAGGTAATACGGTGCTTCATGCGTATAGATTACCTGATTTTTCATACCGACCACCAAGCATAAAACTTAAGCGGATCTCCCTGATATTTATACAACTTGCGTGCTAGCTCTCAAGATGCATAGATTTCATTAGGATTAGAACAAAAAAACATCTTTTTGCTAAAGGATTCATCAGCCGAGTCGCTAATAGAAGTAACTTTGAGAGAACTGCTTGGTTTTCCGAGACGTCGGAAACCGTTTTTGGGAATTCCGCACGTCGGAAAATCAATAGGAGATACCACTATGGCGGTGAATGTAAACACCAACGTGTCAGCGATGACAGCACAACGGTACTTGACGAGCGCAACAAACGCACAACAATCGTCGATGGAACGTTTATCTTCAGGATATAAAATTAACAGCGCAAAAGATGATGCGGCAGGTCTACAGATCTCCAACCGCTTGAACGTGCAAAGCCGTGGTTTAGGTGTCGCCGTTCGTAACGCCAACGATGGTATTTCGATGGCGCAAACTGCGGAAGGTGCGATGAAAGAGACCACCAATATTCTACAACGTATGCGTGACCTTTCTTTGCAATCCGCTAACGGTTCGAACTCAAAAGCCGACCGTGTTGCGATTCAAGAAGAAATCACCGCATTGAACGATGAGCTTAACCGCGTAGCTGAAACTACCTCGTTCGGTGGTAACAAGCTGCTTAATGGAACCTTCGCGACTAAATCGTTCCAGATTGGTGCGGATAACGGTGAAGCGGTAATGCTTAACATCAAAGACATGCGCAGTGATAACGCTTTGATGGGTGGTAAAACCTATCAAGCGGCTAACGGTAAAGATAAAAACTGGGGCGTGGAAGCGGGTAAAACCGATCTGACTATTACGCTAAAAGACAAACGCGAAGGCGATGTGACCATTTCTATCAATGCGAAAGAAGGGGATGACATCGAAGAATTAGCGACCTACATCAATGGTCAAACCGATATGATTAAAGCATCGGTTGATGAAGAGGGTAAGTTGCAACTGTTCACTGATAACAACAAAGTCGATGGTGCGGCAACCTTTGGTGGTGCACTCGCGGGTGAGTTAGGTATCGGTGCCGCGCAAGATGTAACCGTTGATACTCTGGATGTGACTACCGTGGGTGGCGCGCAAGAGAGTGTGGCGATTGTGGATGCAGCGCTAAAATACGTGGATAGTCATCGTGCTGAACTCGGTGCGTTCCAAAACCGATTCAACCATGCTATCAACAACTTAGATAACATTAACGAAAATGTGAATGCGTCTAAGAGCCGAATCAAAGATACAGACTTTGCCAAGGAGACGACTGCACTGACCAAAGCGCAGATCCTATCTCAAGCATCAAGTTCTGTCCTCGCACAAGCCAAGCAGGCACCCAACTCAGCTCTGGCTCTTTTAGGCTAGTTCGAGTTGATAGGAAAAAACCCAGCTGCAGCTGGGTTTTTTATTGGGTAAAAATCCATGCGAGCACCTGATGTATAAGAAACATATGGCCTTGTAGTAGGGATACAACAGATTACTGAGAAGAGTGCTTTATGAGGCGTTAGGAAGGGAGTTCTAAAGCTTTAATGATTAGTCAGGGAATAAGTAAGTAGGGGCGTTTCTATTCTGATGAAATCTTAACGGCTAAATAGACGCTCGCTAAATCATTTATCGAAAAGAAAACGTTCAGAAAAAACAAAACCTAGCCGAAGCTAGGTTTGTTTATATGGTGCGGAAGAAGAGACTTGAACTCTTACACCTTGCGGCGCCAGAACCTAAATCTGGTGCGTCTACCAATTTCGCCACTTCCGCAAATTGTAGTGATAATTTGATTTCTCAAATCATCGATATAATGGCAGGTCTGCCAGGATTCGAACCTGGGTATGACGGGATCAAAACCCGTTGCCTTACCGCTTGGCGACAGACCTGCAGTATTATTCTGCACAACGATCGTCGTTGCTTTAAATAATGGTGCGGAAGAAGAGACTTGAACTCTTACACCTTGCGGCGCCAGAACCTAAATCTGGTGCGTCTACCAATTTCGCCACTTCCGCAAATTTTTGTGATAACCCGATTGCTCGACTTATCGAAATAGTGGCAGGTCTACATGGATTCGAACCATGGGATGACGGGATCAAAACCCGTTGCCTTACCGCTTGGCGATAGACCTGCAGAATTCGATACATTTGGTGCGGAAGGAGGGACTTGAACCCTCACGTCCGAAGGACACTAACACCTGAAGCTAGCGCGTCTACCAATTCCGCCACCACCGCGTTAAATGCATCAAATTGTAATTGGTGGCTACGACGGGATTCGAACCTGTGACCCCATCATTATGAGTGATGTGCTCTAACCAACTGAGCTACGTAGCCACTCTAAATCTTTTCAGATTTAATATGGTGCGGAAGAAGAGACTTGAACTCTTACACCTTGCGGCGCCAGAACCTAAATCTGGTGCGTCTACCAATTTCGCCACTTCCGCAAATTGTTTGATGATTTGAATGCTCAACTCATCGAGATAATGGCAGGTCTACCTGGATTCGAACCAGGGGATGACGGGATCAAAACCCGTTGCCTTACCGCTTGGCGATAGACCTGCAGTGATGATTAATATCATCAAATAATGGTGCGGAAGAAGAGACTTGAACTCTTACACCTTGCGGCGCCAGAACCTAAATCTGGTGCGTCTACCAATTTCGCCACTTCCGCAAATTTTAGTGATGACTCGATTGCTCGACTCATCGAAATAATGGCAGGTCTACCTGGATTCGAACCAGGGGATGACGGGATCAAAACCCGTTGCCTTACCGCTTGGCGATAGACCTGCAGAATTCGATACATTTGGTGCGGAAGGAGGGACTTGAACCCTCACGTCCGAAGGACACTAACACCTGAAGCTAGCGCGTCTACCAATTCCGCCACCACCGCGTTAAATGCATCAAATTGTATTATGGTGGCTACGACGGGATTTGAACCTGTGACCCCATCATTATGAGTGATGTGCTCTAACCAGCTGAGCTACGTAGCCATCTTTTCGAGCGAGAGACTATAATACAATCTCGCTCTGACTTCCAATGGTTTTTACCGTGTTGAAAGTTAAGAAAATGGCAGGTCTACATGGATTCGAACCATGGGATGACGGGATCAAAACCCGTTGCCTTACCGCTTGGCGATAGACCTGCAGTGATGATTAATATCATCAAATAATGGTGCGGAAGAAGAGACTTGAACTCTTACACCTTGCGGCGCCAGAACCTAAATCTGGTGCGTCTACCAATTTCGCCACTTCCGCAAATTCTTAACAATCTGATACTTTTGGTGCGGAAGGAGGGACTTGAACCCTCACGTCCGAAGGACACTAACACCTGAAGCTAGCGCGTCTACCAATTCCGCCACCACCGCGTGTTCAAAAGCATCAAATTGTATAAATTTGGTGGCTACGACGGGATTCGAACCTGTGACCCCATCATTATGAGTGATGTGCTCTAACCAACTGAGCTACGTAGCCAAATTTGTTTTTCTACCGAGGCGTTTTGCCTTATCGCTGAGAACGGAGCGCATTATGCGGATATGGGTTAGGAGCGTCAACAGTTTTTTTGAATAAATTCTTTG
It encodes:
- a CDS encoding flagellin; this translates as MAVNVNTNVSAMTAQRYLTSATNAQQSSMERLSSGYKINSAKDDAAGLQISNRLNVQSRGLGVAVRNANDGISMAQTAEGAMKETTNILQRMRDLSLQSANGSNSKADRVAIQEEITALNDELNRVAETTSFGGNKLLNGTFATKSFQIGADNGEAVMLNIKDMRSDNALMGGKTYQAANGKDKNWGVEAGKTDLTITLKDKREGDVTISINAKEGDDIEELATYINGQTDMIKASVDEEGKLQLFTDNNKVDGAATFGGALAGELGIGAAQDVTVDTLDVTTVGGAQESVAIVDAALKYVDSHRAELGAFQNRFNHAINNLDNINENVNASKSRIKDTDFAKETTALTKAQILSQASSSVLAQAKQAPNSALALLG